From the genome of Acidobacteriota bacterium, one region includes:
- a CDS encoding metallopeptidase family protein, whose protein sequence is MTERKFEDLVEEAISELPFEILDKMDNVSIIVEDFPSKEDMKKTGIKSPYHLFGLYVGVPLTKRTSTYGAVPPDVIIIYKKPLERAFRNENEIKRQVKITVAHEIAHHFGISEKRLRELGY, encoded by the coding sequence GTGACAGAAAGAAAATTCGAAGATTTAGTAGAAGAAGCAATATCAGAACTTCCATTTGAAATTTTGGATAAGATGGATAATGTTTCAATAATAGTAGAAGATTTCCCATCGAAAGAAGATATGAAAAAAACCGGAATAAAATCTCCCTATCATTTATTCGGTCTTTATGTGGGGGTTCCATTAACAAAAAGAACAAGCACTTATGGGGCAGTCCCTCCTGACGTGATAATAATATACAAAAAACCCCTTGAGAGAGCTTTTCGGAATGAAAACGAAATTAAAAGACAGGTAAAAATAACAGTAGCTCATGAAATTGCCCATCATTTTGGGATAAGTGAAAAAAGATTAAGAGAACTCGGGTATTAA